From Gimesia panareensis, the proteins below share one genomic window:
- a CDS encoding agmatine deiminase family protein produces MSEITRRLPAEWESHEATLLCFPHNGNDWPGKYEVIQWAFVEIIRKVAEFERVLLVVKNEALQQKVAAMLQQAHANTKQIKYILQNTNRSWMRDSGPIVVQRSDGKREALQFRFNGWAKYPNHRLDWQIPAAVARSLKLPLTEVIYQGRPVVLEGGAIEVNGRGTLITTEECLLDQKTQVRNPGFTKDDYAAIFAEYLGVTNVIWLGEGIEGDDTHGHVDDICRFVNPTTVVACVEPNPKDVNHRRLEQNLERLKNARLEDGSKLEVVRMPMPGRLDFEDLRLPASYVNFLVTNGCVLMPTFNDPHDAQALGILSELYPNRQVIGIHAVDLVWGLGTLHCLSHEIAAAIS; encoded by the coding sequence ATGAGCGAGATCACCCGCAGACTGCCCGCCGAATGGGAATCGCACGAGGCAACACTGCTCTGTTTTCCCCACAATGGCAATGACTGGCCGGGGAAGTATGAGGTCATCCAATGGGCGTTTGTCGAAATCATTCGCAAGGTGGCCGAGTTTGAGCGCGTCCTGCTGGTTGTGAAAAATGAGGCACTGCAGCAGAAAGTCGCTGCCATGCTGCAGCAGGCACACGCCAACACGAAGCAGATCAAATACATCCTGCAGAATACGAATCGCAGCTGGATGCGTGATTCGGGGCCGATCGTCGTGCAGCGGAGTGACGGCAAGCGGGAGGCACTGCAGTTTCGGTTCAACGGCTGGGCCAAGTATCCCAACCATCGGCTGGACTGGCAGATCCCCGCCGCGGTCGCCCGGTCATTGAAGCTCCCTTTGACAGAGGTTATTTACCAGGGGCGTCCCGTGGTGCTGGAAGGGGGGGCGATCGAAGTCAACGGACGGGGCACCCTGATCACGACCGAGGAATGTCTGCTCGATCAGAAAACCCAGGTGCGAAATCCCGGCTTCACGAAAGACGACTATGCCGCTATCTTTGCAGAGTACCTGGGAGTCACCAATGTGATCTGGCTGGGGGAGGGCATCGAAGGAGACGACACGCACGGCCACGTGGATGATATCTGTCGGTTTGTGAATCCCACGACCGTTGTCGCCTGCGTGGAGCCGAACCCAAAAGATGTCAATCATCGTCGCCTGGAGCAGAATCTGGAACGATTAAAAAATGCGCGCCTGGAAGATGGCAGCAAACTCGAAGTCGTGCGGATGCCCATGCCGGGTCGACTCGACTTTGAAGATTTACGACTCCCCGCCAGCTACGTGAACTTTCTGGTCACGAATGGCTGTGTGCTGATGCCAACGTTTAACGATCCTCATGATGCCCAGGCCCTGGGAATTCTGAGTGAGCTTTATCCGAACCGCCAGGTCATCGGCATTCATGCGGTCGATCTGGTCTGGGGACTGGGAACGCTGCATTGTCTGAGCCACGAGATTGCGGCGGCCATTTCATAA
- a CDS encoding carbon-nitrogen hydrolase, giving the protein MVRRFQLALVQISLNGTPDENLTKCLDWVRTAAGEGGQVICLPELYSSFYFCQKETTEYFKFAEPLYGPSFTAFSNLAKELGVVIVVPFFEKRTEGLYHNSAYVIDADGSEAGLYRKMHIPDDPCFYEKFYFTPGDLGFKAIPTRFGKIGTLICWDQWFPEGARITALSGANVLLYPTAIGWHPHEKEEYGAKQHDSWMTIQRSHAIANGIFVAAVNRVGFEQPEEEQAGLEFWGSSFICDPQGEIIVQAESDQEEILLAEVDLDLTAEVRQNWPFLRDRRIDAYGNILKLYHDDPTP; this is encoded by the coding sequence ATGGTCCGTCGCTTCCAACTTGCCCTGGTGCAGATCTCCCTGAATGGCACACCGGATGAAAACCTGACGAAATGTCTGGACTGGGTCCGCACCGCTGCGGGAGAAGGGGGACAGGTCATCTGCCTGCCCGAGCTCTACAGTTCGTTTTATTTCTGCCAGAAGGAAACCACAGAATACTTCAAGTTCGCCGAACCGCTGTATGGCCCTTCGTTCACGGCTTTCAGCAACCTGGCCAAAGAGCTGGGCGTGGTGATCGTCGTGCCTTTCTTCGAGAAACGGACCGAGGGGCTGTATCACAACAGTGCCTACGTCATCGATGCGGACGGCAGCGAAGCCGGCCTGTATCGCAAGATGCACATTCCCGACGATCCCTGTTTCTACGAGAAATTCTATTTCACTCCCGGCGATCTCGGGTTCAAGGCGATCCCTACCCGCTTCGGAAAAATTGGTACGCTGATCTGCTGGGATCAGTGGTTCCCCGAAGGTGCCAGGATTACGGCTCTTTCCGGGGCCAACGTCCTGCTCTACCCGACCGCGATCGGCTGGCATCCGCATGAAAAAGAGGAGTATGGAGCAAAACAGCACGATTCCTGGATGACAATTCAGCGGAGCCATGCGATTGCGAACGGGATTTTCGTAGCCGCGGTCAACCGCGTCGGCTTCGAACAGCCGGAAGAGGAACAGGCGGGCCTGGAATTCTGGGGTTCCTCGTTCATTTGTGATCCCCAGGGAGAAATCATTGTGCAGGCTGAGTCAGATCAGGAAGAGATTCTGCTGGCGGAAGTCGACCTGGATCTGACTGCGGAAGTCCGTCAGAACTGGCCGTTCCTCCGCGACCGCCGAATTGACGCGTATGGCAATATCCTGAAACTCTATCATGACGATCCCACTCCATGA
- a CDS encoding NAD-dependent malic enzyme, which translates to MNSGRSTEEFSIQKRGHLLIEDPLLNKGTAFSEDERSEFGLVGLLPPHIDTLEEQTERSYEAFCDFQNDIDKHIFLRQLQDENETLYYRLLLEHITEMMPIVYTPVVGLACERFSHIYRRPRGIFISYPERDQMDEILENIERDIEVIVVTDGERILGLGDQGAGGMGIPIGKLSLYTLCGGIAPSKTLPILLDLGTNNEERLEDPRYVGWREHRIKGEEYDAFIDQFVEAVKKRFPNVLLQWEDFASVDAERILDRYRDDLCTFNDDIQGTAAVTTGTILAAIEAAGGKLQDQNIVMLGAGSAGVGICLQLKQAMLQSGLNEAEAKARFYVIDRDGLLHSGRSDLDELHQQLAQSPENLEGWDCDTSGAVSFADVVRNAKPGVLVGATGQTGAFTEEIIREMASHVEHPVIFPLSNPTSRAEATPADLLDWTNGKAVIATGSPFDPVEYNGVTHIIAQCNNSYIFPAMGLGIRASRARRVTDSMFMAAAFALKEASPALKDPTASLLPSLTIIRDVGREIARAVAKAAIEAGVADSLADAEIDERIEETIWKPEYKSLKCD; encoded by the coding sequence ATGAATTCAGGACGGTCAACAGAGGAATTTTCGATTCAGAAACGGGGACATTTGCTGATCGAAGATCCCCTGTTGAACAAGGGGACTGCCTTCAGCGAGGATGAACGCAGTGAATTCGGCCTGGTGGGATTGTTGCCACCGCACATCGATACGCTGGAAGAACAGACCGAACGCTCTTACGAAGCCTTCTGTGATTTTCAGAATGACATTGATAAACATATCTTCCTGAGACAGCTGCAGGACGAAAACGAAACGCTCTACTACCGACTGCTGTTGGAACACATCACCGAGATGATGCCTATCGTCTATACGCCCGTCGTGGGGCTGGCGTGTGAGCGGTTCAGCCACATTTACCGTCGTCCGCGGGGAATTTTTATTTCCTATCCAGAGCGGGATCAGATGGATGAGATCCTCGAGAATATCGAGCGGGACATCGAAGTTATCGTGGTGACGGATGGAGAACGGATTCTGGGGCTGGGGGATCAGGGGGCCGGCGGGATGGGCATTCCCATCGGTAAGCTTTCCCTCTACACCCTTTGTGGCGGGATCGCCCCGTCCAAAACCCTGCCAATTCTGCTCGACCTGGGCACGAATAACGAAGAACGTCTTGAGGATCCCCGTTACGTCGGCTGGCGGGAACACCGTATCAAAGGAGAAGAATACGACGCCTTCATCGATCAGTTTGTAGAGGCGGTCAAAAAACGCTTTCCGAATGTCCTCCTGCAGTGGGAAGACTTTGCCTCCGTCGATGCAGAGCGGATTCTGGATCGGTACCGGGATGATCTCTGTACCTTCAACGATGACATCCAGGGAACAGCTGCTGTTACTACCGGAACCATTCTGGCAGCGATCGAAGCTGCCGGCGGAAAGCTCCAGGATCAGAACATCGTGATGCTGGGAGCAGGATCTGCCGGGGTGGGCATCTGCCTGCAGTTGAAACAGGCCATGCTCCAGTCCGGCCTGAATGAAGCAGAAGCAAAGGCCCGGTTTTATGTGATAGACCGCGATGGCCTCCTTCATTCCGGCAGAAGCGATCTGGATGAACTTCACCAGCAGCTGGCACAGTCTCCGGAGAACCTCGAGGGCTGGGACTGCGACACCAGTGGTGCGGTTTCCTTCGCGGATGTCGTTCGTAATGCGAAACCAGGCGTTCTGGTGGGAGCAACCGGACAGACGGGGGCTTTCACCGAAGAGATTATCCGGGAGATGGCCAGCCATGTTGAGCATCCGGTGATTTTTCCACTCTCCAACCCGACCTCCCGTGCCGAAGCAACACCCGCGGACCTGCTGGACTGGACGAACGGAAAAGCGGTTATCGCGACCGGCAGCCCGTTCGACCCTGTCGAATATAATGGCGTGACGCACATCATCGCCCAGTGCAATAACAGCTATATCTTCCCCGCGATGGGCCTGGGGATTCGGGCTTCCCGTGCCCGGCGGGTGACCGACTCGATGTTTATGGCTGCGGCATTTGCCCTGAAAGAGGCTTCACCGGCGCTCAAGGATCCTACTGCTTCACTCTTGCCCTCTCTGACCATCATCCGCGATGTGGGCCGGGAGATTGCCAGGGCGGTTGCGAAAGCAGCCATTGAAGCCGGGGTGGCTGATTCCCTCGCTGACGCGGAAATCGATGAGCGGATCGAAGAAACCATATGGAAACCCGAATACAAATCTCTCAAATGCGATTGA
- a CDS encoding alpha-keto acid decarboxylase family protein, protein MSDHCTTTVGSYLADRLEEIGLKHYFAVPGDYNLVLLDRMLENKNLQMISCCNELNAGYAADGYARATGGASAVFVTYSVGGLSLLNAVAGAYAEDLPVIAVSGGPNTNSEAEFEMLHHTLGKLDYDYQRDIFSKVTAEAVTIRDPHEAPTKIDHAIQTALRFRKPVYIEIACNIADAITSKPNVRSFGGPTASDLVSLQAAVDHVANLLNNAAKPVLVSGVKLRSFGAEENFHKLADASGYAIASMPNAKGFFDEQHPNYMGIYWGPVGSPGCGEIVDSSDLCLFAGGTFTDYTTTGHAALVDPGSVIQARPNSVVCPNQTFSNVKLSEFLEQLAPRIKANDGSMVAYKRIKEDPTSLSAGEPDTPLSTRQLVSRVQQMLDANSAVIAETGDSWFNGMQLNLPTGSRFEIQMQYGSIGWSVGALLGYSIGAPHRRPIALIGDGSFQLTAQEISTIIRYNLKPIIFLINNGGYTIEVEIHDGPYNTIKNWNYADLVQVFNAADGNGWSGKAATEGELDEAIKTAKSHNGPALIEVLIDRDDCSKNLLVWGSHVAKNNGRPPRVN, encoded by the coding sequence ATGTCTGACCATTGTACTACTACCGTCGGTTCATATCTGGCTGACCGTCTGGAAGAAATCGGCCTGAAGCATTACTTCGCTGTGCCGGGTGACTATAACCTGGTTCTGCTGGACCGGATGCTGGAAAATAAAAATCTGCAGATGATCTCCTGCTGTAACGAATTGAATGCAGGCTATGCGGCTGACGGTTATGCACGGGCCACCGGTGGTGCCAGTGCCGTCTTTGTGACTTACAGCGTGGGAGGCTTGAGCCTGCTGAATGCCGTGGCCGGTGCGTATGCAGAAGACCTCCCCGTCATCGCGGTTTCGGGAGGCCCCAATACGAATTCCGAAGCCGAATTCGAAATGTTGCATCACACCCTGGGCAAACTGGATTACGATTACCAGCGTGATATTTTTTCCAAAGTCACCGCGGAAGCGGTCACGATTCGTGATCCGCACGAGGCGCCCACCAAAATCGATCATGCGATTCAAACCGCGCTCCGCTTTCGCAAGCCGGTCTACATTGAAATTGCCTGTAACATTGCCGATGCCATCACTTCCAAACCGAATGTCAGATCCTTCGGCGGACCAACGGCCAGCGATCTGGTTTCGCTCCAGGCCGCCGTCGATCACGTGGCCAATCTGCTCAACAACGCAGCGAAGCCGGTTCTGGTGTCGGGGGTGAAGCTCCGCTCGTTTGGTGCCGAGGAAAACTTTCATAAGCTGGCGGATGCTTCTGGTTATGCAATCGCCAGCATGCCCAATGCCAAGGGCTTTTTTGACGAACAGCATCCGAATTACATGGGCATTTACTGGGGGCCCGTTGGTTCGCCCGGCTGTGGTGAGATCGTTGACTCTTCTGATCTGTGTCTGTTCGCTGGTGGGACGTTCACGGACTACACGACCACGGGACACGCCGCCCTGGTGGATCCGGGTAGTGTGATCCAGGCACGCCCCAACAGTGTGGTCTGCCCCAATCAGACCTTCAGTAATGTGAAGCTCTCCGAGTTCCTGGAGCAGTTGGCGCCGCGGATTAAAGCCAACGACGGTTCGATGGTTGCCTATAAACGAATCAAGGAAGATCCAACATCATTATCAGCCGGCGAACCGGATACTCCTCTCTCGACGCGACAACTCGTCTCGCGGGTTCAGCAGATGCTGGATGCCAATTCTGCGGTCATCGCCGAAACGGGGGATTCCTGGTTCAACGGCATGCAGCTCAATCTGCCAACCGGTTCCCGGTTCGAAATCCAGATGCAGTACGGTTCCATCGGCTGGTCTGTGGGAGCCCTGCTGGGTTACAGTATTGGAGCGCCACATCGACGTCCGATTGCCCTGATCGGCGATGGTTCGTTCCAGCTGACCGCCCAGGAAATTTCGACCATCATTCGGTATAATCTGAAGCCGATCATTTTCCTGATCAATAATGGTGGTTACACGATTGAAGTCGAAATTCACGACGGACCTTACAATACCATCAAAAACTGGAACTACGCCGATCTGGTTCAGGTCTTCAATGCTGCCGACGGGAATGGCTGGAGCGGCAAGGCTGCGACCGAAGGAGAACTGGATGAGGCGATCAAAACAGCGAAGTCGCATAACGGCCCCGCTTTGATTGAAGTACTCATCGACCGCGATGACTGCAGTAAAAATCTGCTCGTCTGGGGCAGCCACGTCGCCAAGAACAACGGTCGACCGCCACGCGTCAATTGA
- the yciA gene encoding acyl-CoA thioester hydrolase YciA, producing the protein MEERCDLPEGKLILRTLAMPADTNANGDIFGGWIMSQMDIAGGILSKEVAGTRTVTIAVESMKFIRPVKVGDVVCCFGQVEHIGTTSITLTLEVWVQPVLRHQDSNCPSFKVTEANFTYVAIDDQGQKTPIVQQGY; encoded by the coding sequence ATGGAAGAACGCTGTGACCTGCCTGAAGGCAAACTGATTCTGCGCACGTTGGCTATGCCCGCTGATACCAATGCCAACGGCGATATCTTTGGCGGTTGGATCATGTCGCAGATGGATATCGCCGGCGGGATTCTTTCGAAAGAAGTTGCCGGTACGCGCACTGTTACGATCGCCGTGGAATCGATGAAGTTCATTCGGCCGGTCAAAGTCGGCGATGTGGTCTGCTGTTTCGGGCAGGTCGAACATATCGGAACGACTTCGATTACCCTGACGCTGGAGGTCTGGGTACAGCCGGTGCTGCGGCATCAGGATTCCAACTGCCCCAGTTTTAAAGTGACCGAAGCGAACTTTACGTATGTGGCCATTGACGATCAGGGGCAGAAAACCCCTATCGTTCAGCAGGGGTATTGA
- a CDS encoding FAD/NAD(P)-binding protein, with translation MKKVAIIGGGFSGTMAAVNLARLSDSPLCIQLINDRYPLGRGVAYGTRREEHLLNVAARNMSAVPDHANHFLDWLRTRIDYSDLPDPQLRETYVPRRIYGDYLRSILANYMQPIDSHHPAEIRVVESEAVDIDYNFDGIAEITLRDGSTLEADRVLLATGNQPPSSLGEEDFVHPAYSTDPWGNWMEKIPDPQENIIVLGTGLSMIDVFLTLSELGWEGNMIAISHNGMIPQSHFRGIEYPDFLPEEPENLGLEKLVQLLEKHCRQLQRIGENPGIVVDRLRPHTQRIWQQFDLEEKQEFLKRYAARWNVIRHRIAQPIHQRVTEAITEGRLKVVRGRITGVSAQAEKVAVDVQNKTGSAQTLVGGLVINCTGPNCGFSGTSVPLFQNLMKRGLIRPDELDMGIDIGADFAVIDQEGAPSEFLYAIGPLMKGTLWETTAVPELRGQAMRVAQLLLDDVALVTPGHDYRMSVEEEHVIEYYI, from the coding sequence ATGAAGAAAGTGGCGATTATTGGAGGCGGATTCAGCGGGACCATGGCAGCAGTGAATCTGGCACGACTGAGTGACAGCCCGCTCTGCATTCAACTGATTAATGATCGCTATCCACTGGGGCGTGGCGTCGCCTATGGCACGAGACGGGAAGAACACCTGCTGAATGTCGCTGCTCGCAACATGTCTGCCGTTCCCGATCATGCCAATCACTTTCTGGACTGGTTACGGACTCGCATCGATTACAGCGATCTCCCCGATCCGCAGCTCCGTGAGACTTACGTCCCCCGCCGGATTTATGGAGATTACCTGCGGAGTATTCTCGCAAACTACATGCAGCCGATCGATTCGCATCATCCCGCGGAAATTCGCGTTGTGGAAAGCGAAGCCGTCGACATCGATTACAATTTTGACGGCATTGCTGAAATCACGCTCCGCGATGGTTCCACCCTGGAGGCGGACCGCGTGTTGCTGGCCACCGGCAATCAGCCCCCTTCTTCGCTGGGGGAAGAGGACTTTGTGCATCCGGCTTATTCCACAGATCCCTGGGGCAACTGGATGGAAAAGATTCCGGATCCGCAGGAAAACATCATTGTGCTCGGCACCGGACTTTCGATGATCGATGTCTTTCTCACTCTCAGCGAATTGGGCTGGGAAGGCAACATGATCGCCATTTCTCACAATGGCATGATCCCGCAGTCGCATTTCCGGGGTATCGAATATCCTGACTTCCTGCCTGAAGAACCGGAAAATCTGGGTCTCGAAAAGCTGGTACAACTGCTGGAAAAGCACTGTCGACAACTGCAGCGGATCGGCGAAAACCCTGGGATCGTGGTCGATCGGCTGCGGCCCCACACGCAACGGATCTGGCAGCAGTTCGATCTGGAAGAAAAACAGGAGTTTCTCAAACGCTACGCGGCCCGCTGGAATGTGATCCGTCACCGAATTGCTCAGCCCATCCACCAACGGGTGACGGAAGCAATCACCGAAGGACGCCTCAAAGTAGTACGCGGCAGAATCACCGGAGTGTCGGCCCAGGCTGAAAAAGTGGCCGTGGACGTGCAGAATAAAACCGGTTCGGCTCAGACCCTGGTGGGCGGACTGGTGATTAACTGCACCGGACCCAACTGTGGATTCTCCGGCACCAGTGTGCCGCTGTTCCAGAATCTGATGAAGCGGGGGCTGATCCGACCTGATGAACTTGATATGGGTATCGATATCGGGGCGGATTTTGCCGTCATTGATCAGGAAGGTGCTCCCTCCGAGTTTCTGTATGCCATTGGGCCCTTAATGAAAGGGACGCTCTGGGAGACCACCGCGGTTCCGGAACTGCGCGGGCAGGCGATGCGTGTTGCCCAACTGTTGCTGGATGACGTCGCTCTGGTCACGCCGGGGCATGATTACCGAATGTCTGTCGAAGAGGAACACGTCATCGAATATTACATTTGA